A stretch of the Vidua chalybeata isolate OUT-0048 chromosome Z, bVidCha1 merged haplotype, whole genome shotgun sequence genome encodes the following:
- the VLDLR gene encoding very low-density lipoprotein receptor isoform X1, with amino-acid sequence MSPAAASAPRLSARSACLPAHTVPGAAMRLDQEPGDPSASADRRGAEQRGVPRCWALLLLLALGCLRAAADGARAKCEESQFACGNGRCIPQIWKCDGDEDCSDGSDESACVKKTCAESDFVCLSGQCVPNRWQCDGDPDCEDGSDESSELCHTRTCRVNEISCGPQSTQCIPLSWKCDGEKDCDSEEDEQNCGNVTCSPADFTCNSGQCISKSFVCNGQDDCSDGSDELECAPPTCGVHEFQCKSSTCIPLSWVCDDDADCSDHSDESLEQCGRQPAPSVKCSASEVQCGSGECIHKKWRCDGDPDCKDGSDEINCPSRTCRPDQFRCEDGNCIHGSRQCNGVRDCLDGTDEANCNNVIQCSGPGKFKCRSGECIDINKVCNQQRDCKDWSDEPLKECNINECLVNNGGCSHICRDLIIGYECDCPAGFELLDRRTCGDIDECQNPGICSQICINLKGGYKCECSRGYQMDLATGVCKAVGKEPSLIFTNRRDIRKIGLERKEYIQLVEQLRNSIALDADIAEQKLYWADFSQKAIFSASIDTRDKVGTHIRILDNIHSPAGIAVDWIYKNVYWSDSTAKTISVASLDGTKRKVLFLSELREPASIAVDPISGFMYWSDWGEPAKIEKAGMNGFDRQQLVTAEIQWPNGIALDLVKSRLYWLDSKLHMLSSVDLNGQDRRIVLKSHMFLPHPLALTIFEDRVYWIDGENEAVYGANKFTGTDLVTLVNNLNDAQDIIVYHELVQPSGRNWCEEHMANGGCSYLCLPAPQINEHSPKYTCACPAGYFLQEDGLRCTVSGTGTTVAYTEAKDTSTTEKSPTVGLVPGGFNTSGTTSEVTAAGRTSAAWIILPAVLLMMAAAAGYFMWRNWQHKNMKSMNFDNPVYLKTTEEDLTIDIGRHSGSVGHTYPAISVVSTDDDMA; translated from the exons ATGTCTCCGGCTGCCGCCTCTGCTCCTCGGCTCTCCGCCCGCAGCGCCTGCCTGCCCGCGCACACTGTCCCCGGCGCGGCGATGCGGCTGGACCAGGAGCCCGGAGACCCGAGCGCCTCGGCCGACAGGCGCGGCGCGGAGCAGCGGGGGGTCCCGCGCTGctgggcgctgctgctgctgcttgcccTTGGCTGCCTGCGCGCCGCCGCCGACG gtgCGAGAGCAAAATGTGAAGAATCCCAGTTTGCATGTGGTAATGGACGCTGTATTCCTCAAATCTGGAAATGTGATGGTGATGAAGACTGTTCAGATGGCAGTGATGAGAGTGCTTGTG TGAAGAAAACATGTGCTGAATCTGACTTTGTGTGCCTCAGTGGTCAATGTGTGCCTAACAGATGGCAGTGTGATGGGGATCCGGACTGTGAGGATGGGTCTGATGAGAGTTCCGAACTGTGTC ACACGAGAACATGCCGGGTAAATGAAATCAGCTGTGGTCCTCAGTCAACTCAGTGTATCCCATTGTCCTGGAAATGTGATGGTGAAAAAGACTGTGACAGTGAAGAAGATGAACAGAATTGTG GCAATGTGACTTGTAGTCCAGCAGACTTCACATGCAACAGTGGGCAATGTATTTCCAAGAGCTTTGTCTGCAATGGTCAAGATGACTGCAGTGATGGTAGTGATGAGCTGGAGTGTGCACCTCCTACCTGTGGAGTTCATGAGTTCCAGTGCAAGAGCTCGACTTGCATTCCCCTCAGCTGGGTGTGTGATGATGATGCTGACTGCTCTGACCACTCAGATGAGTCTCTAGAGCAATGTGGCCGCCAGCCTGCACCTTCTGTGAagtgctctgccagtgaggtGCAGTGTGGCTCAGGTGAATGTATCCACAAAAAGTGGCGCTGTGATGGAGATCCTGATTGCAAGGATGGAAGTGATGAAATCAACTGCC CTTCTCGGACCTGCAGACCAGACCAGTTCAGATGTGAAGATGGGAACTGCATCCATGGGAGTAGGCAGTGCAATGGTGTGAGAGATTGTCTGGATGGCACAGATGAAGCAAATTGTAACAACG TTATTCAGTGCTCTGGACCCGGCAAATTCAAGTGCAGAAGTGGAGAATGCATAGATATCAATAAAGTGTGTAACCAGCAGAGAGACTGCAAGGACTGGAGTGATGAGCCCCTCAAGGAGTGTA ACATCAATGAATGTCTGGTGAACAATGGTGGATGCTCTCATATCTGCAGAGATCTCATTATTGGCTATGAATGTGACTGTCCAGCTGGGTTTGAGCTTCTGGACAGGAGAACTTGTGGCG ATATTGATGAATGTCAGAACCCTGGTATATGTAGTCAGATCTGTATCAACCTGAAAGGGGGCTACAAATGTGAATGTAGCCGTGGCTATCAGATGGATCTTGCTACTGGGGTGTGCAAGGCAGTTG GGAAAGAACCAAGTCTAATTTTCACCAACCGCCGGGACATAAGGAAGATTGGCCTTGAGAGAAAAGAATACATTCAGCTTGTAGAGCAGCTAAGAAACTCTATAGCTCTAGATGCTGATATTGCTGAGCAAAAGCTTTACTGGGCAGACTTCAGCCAAAAAGCAATCTTCAG TGCCTCTATTGATACCCGTGATAAAGTTGGAACACACATCAGAATCCTGGACAACAtacacagccctgcaggaatTGCTGTTGACTGGATTTATAAGAACGTCTACTGGTCAGACTCAACTGCAAAGACCATTTCAGTGGCTAGCCTAGATGGCACaaaaagaaaggttttgtttctctctgaGCTGAGAGAGCCAGCTTCTATTGCTGTAGATCCTATCTCTGG CTTTATGTACTGGTCAGACTGGGGTGAGCCagcaaaaattgaaaaagcaggaatgaaTGGATTTGACAGACAGCAGCTTGTGACAGCAGAAATCCAATGGCCTAATGGAATTGCTCTAG ATCTTGTAAAAAGCCGCCTGTACTGGCTTGATTCTAAACTACACATGCTGTCAAGTGTGGACTTGAATGGCCAGGATCGTAGAATTGTGCTGAAATCACATATGttccttcctcatcctcttgCTCTAACCATTTTTGAA GACCGTGTGTACTGGATTGATGGAGAGAATGAGGCAGTCTATGGGGCCAACAAATTCACTGGAACCGATTTGGTTACCCTAGTGAACAACCTCAATGATGCACAGGACATCATTGTGTATCATGAACTTGTTCAGCCTTCAG GTAGGAACTGGTGTGAAGAGCACATGGCAAATGGAGGCTGTAGCTACCTGTGCCTGCCTGCTCCTCAGATAAATGAACATTCTCCAAAGTACACCTGTGCATGTCCTGCTGGGTACTTCTTGCAGGAGGATGGTCTGAGATGTACAG TTTCAGGTACTGGAACAACTGTGGCTTACACTGAGGCTAAAGATACCAGCACAACAGAAAAATCTCCAACTGTTGGACTAGTTCCTGGAG GATTCAACACTAGTGGTACAACTTCTGAAGTAACTGCAGCTGGAAGAACATCAGCAGCTTGGATCATTCTTCCTGCTG TATTGTTGAtgatggctgcagcagctggctACTTCATGTGGCGTAACTGGCAGCACAAGAATATGAAAAGCATGAATTTTGATAACCCAGTTTACCTAAAAACCACAGAAGAGGACCTCACAATTGATATTGGAAGACACAGTGGTTCAGTAGGACACACCTACCCTGCA ATATCTGTTGTCAGCACAGATGATGATATGGCGTGA
- the VLDLR gene encoding very low-density lipoprotein receptor isoform X2, whose translation MRLDQEPGDPSASADRRGAEQRGVPRCWALLLLLALGCLRAAADGARAKCEESQFACGNGRCIPQIWKCDGDEDCSDGSDESACVKKTCAESDFVCLSGQCVPNRWQCDGDPDCEDGSDESSELCHTRTCRVNEISCGPQSTQCIPLSWKCDGEKDCDSEEDEQNCGNVTCSPADFTCNSGQCISKSFVCNGQDDCSDGSDELECAPPTCGVHEFQCKSSTCIPLSWVCDDDADCSDHSDESLEQCGRQPAPSVKCSASEVQCGSGECIHKKWRCDGDPDCKDGSDEINCPSRTCRPDQFRCEDGNCIHGSRQCNGVRDCLDGTDEANCNNVIQCSGPGKFKCRSGECIDINKVCNQQRDCKDWSDEPLKECNINECLVNNGGCSHICRDLIIGYECDCPAGFELLDRRTCGDIDECQNPGICSQICINLKGGYKCECSRGYQMDLATGVCKAVGKEPSLIFTNRRDIRKIGLERKEYIQLVEQLRNSIALDADIAEQKLYWADFSQKAIFSASIDTRDKVGTHIRILDNIHSPAGIAVDWIYKNVYWSDSTAKTISVASLDGTKRKVLFLSELREPASIAVDPISGFMYWSDWGEPAKIEKAGMNGFDRQQLVTAEIQWPNGIALDLVKSRLYWLDSKLHMLSSVDLNGQDRRIVLKSHMFLPHPLALTIFEDRVYWIDGENEAVYGANKFTGTDLVTLVNNLNDAQDIIVYHELVQPSGRNWCEEHMANGGCSYLCLPAPQINEHSPKYTCACPAGYFLQEDGLRCTGFNTSGTTSEVTAAGRTSAAWIILPAVLLMMAAAAGYFMWRNWQHKNMKSMNFDNPVYLKTTEEDLTIDIGRHSGSVGHTYPAISVVSTDDDMA comes from the exons ATGCGGCTGGACCAGGAGCCCGGAGACCCGAGCGCCTCGGCCGACAGGCGCGGCGCGGAGCAGCGGGGGGTCCCGCGCTGctgggcgctgctgctgctgcttgcccTTGGCTGCCTGCGCGCCGCCGCCGACG gtgCGAGAGCAAAATGTGAAGAATCCCAGTTTGCATGTGGTAATGGACGCTGTATTCCTCAAATCTGGAAATGTGATGGTGATGAAGACTGTTCAGATGGCAGTGATGAGAGTGCTTGTG TGAAGAAAACATGTGCTGAATCTGACTTTGTGTGCCTCAGTGGTCAATGTGTGCCTAACAGATGGCAGTGTGATGGGGATCCGGACTGTGAGGATGGGTCTGATGAGAGTTCCGAACTGTGTC ACACGAGAACATGCCGGGTAAATGAAATCAGCTGTGGTCCTCAGTCAACTCAGTGTATCCCATTGTCCTGGAAATGTGATGGTGAAAAAGACTGTGACAGTGAAGAAGATGAACAGAATTGTG GCAATGTGACTTGTAGTCCAGCAGACTTCACATGCAACAGTGGGCAATGTATTTCCAAGAGCTTTGTCTGCAATGGTCAAGATGACTGCAGTGATGGTAGTGATGAGCTGGAGTGTGCACCTCCTACCTGTGGAGTTCATGAGTTCCAGTGCAAGAGCTCGACTTGCATTCCCCTCAGCTGGGTGTGTGATGATGATGCTGACTGCTCTGACCACTCAGATGAGTCTCTAGAGCAATGTGGCCGCCAGCCTGCACCTTCTGTGAagtgctctgccagtgaggtGCAGTGTGGCTCAGGTGAATGTATCCACAAAAAGTGGCGCTGTGATGGAGATCCTGATTGCAAGGATGGAAGTGATGAAATCAACTGCC CTTCTCGGACCTGCAGACCAGACCAGTTCAGATGTGAAGATGGGAACTGCATCCATGGGAGTAGGCAGTGCAATGGTGTGAGAGATTGTCTGGATGGCACAGATGAAGCAAATTGTAACAACG TTATTCAGTGCTCTGGACCCGGCAAATTCAAGTGCAGAAGTGGAGAATGCATAGATATCAATAAAGTGTGTAACCAGCAGAGAGACTGCAAGGACTGGAGTGATGAGCCCCTCAAGGAGTGTA ACATCAATGAATGTCTGGTGAACAATGGTGGATGCTCTCATATCTGCAGAGATCTCATTATTGGCTATGAATGTGACTGTCCAGCTGGGTTTGAGCTTCTGGACAGGAGAACTTGTGGCG ATATTGATGAATGTCAGAACCCTGGTATATGTAGTCAGATCTGTATCAACCTGAAAGGGGGCTACAAATGTGAATGTAGCCGTGGCTATCAGATGGATCTTGCTACTGGGGTGTGCAAGGCAGTTG GGAAAGAACCAAGTCTAATTTTCACCAACCGCCGGGACATAAGGAAGATTGGCCTTGAGAGAAAAGAATACATTCAGCTTGTAGAGCAGCTAAGAAACTCTATAGCTCTAGATGCTGATATTGCTGAGCAAAAGCTTTACTGGGCAGACTTCAGCCAAAAAGCAATCTTCAG TGCCTCTATTGATACCCGTGATAAAGTTGGAACACACATCAGAATCCTGGACAACAtacacagccctgcaggaatTGCTGTTGACTGGATTTATAAGAACGTCTACTGGTCAGACTCAACTGCAAAGACCATTTCAGTGGCTAGCCTAGATGGCACaaaaagaaaggttttgtttctctctgaGCTGAGAGAGCCAGCTTCTATTGCTGTAGATCCTATCTCTGG CTTTATGTACTGGTCAGACTGGGGTGAGCCagcaaaaattgaaaaagcaggaatgaaTGGATTTGACAGACAGCAGCTTGTGACAGCAGAAATCCAATGGCCTAATGGAATTGCTCTAG ATCTTGTAAAAAGCCGCCTGTACTGGCTTGATTCTAAACTACACATGCTGTCAAGTGTGGACTTGAATGGCCAGGATCGTAGAATTGTGCTGAAATCACATATGttccttcctcatcctcttgCTCTAACCATTTTTGAA GACCGTGTGTACTGGATTGATGGAGAGAATGAGGCAGTCTATGGGGCCAACAAATTCACTGGAACCGATTTGGTTACCCTAGTGAACAACCTCAATGATGCACAGGACATCATTGTGTATCATGAACTTGTTCAGCCTTCAG GTAGGAACTGGTGTGAAGAGCACATGGCAAATGGAGGCTGTAGCTACCTGTGCCTGCCTGCTCCTCAGATAAATGAACATTCTCCAAAGTACACCTGTGCATGTCCTGCTGGGTACTTCTTGCAGGAGGATGGTCTGAGATGTACAG GATTCAACACTAGTGGTACAACTTCTGAAGTAACTGCAGCTGGAAGAACATCAGCAGCTTGGATCATTCTTCCTGCTG TATTGTTGAtgatggctgcagcagctggctACTTCATGTGGCGTAACTGGCAGCACAAGAATATGAAAAGCATGAATTTTGATAACCCAGTTTACCTAAAAACCACAGAAGAGGACCTCACAATTGATATTGGAAGACACAGTGGTTCAGTAGGACACACCTACCCTGCA ATATCTGTTGTCAGCACAGATGATGATATGGCGTGA